In the genome of Pseudanabaena mucicola str. Chao 1806, the window GTTTTGTGTAGATATTTGTAGAGATTTCTTGAGACACTAAAATCATAAAACCTCTGCCAGCATGATTTCTAGGCTATCTTGGTACTGTCAGCTATCTCAATCAATCTTGGGGGAGGTGTTTTTTATTTCATTTTGTGTGAATTTTGACAGTACTAACATAGAAATGTATTAACCTAATAGAATGTTAGGAAAATATTAAGGTTAAGGTAAATAAACATGTCACCTGCTATTGTACGCCTTTTCTGGGACTCAGTTAACCAAGCACACCCTAATCACCTTTTGAATCTTGATGACGACGGTCTCATGAGATGGTTAGTTGATCAAGTCAAACAACGCTCTGCTCTTGATTCTCACCAGCAAAGTGATCTCAGTCACTACATTAGCGATCGCCTACCACTAATTCGTGAAATGGCTTATCAAAACTAAGCCTGTTAACCCTATTTTCAAGTTAATTTGTAAGCTAATGTCAAGCTTTAATTACTAGGAAATTTTTTCTAAATGGGGACATCTAGGATTTTCTATCGATGTCATGCTCTGAAGTGCTAGGATACTTGCCTGAGCTTTGTAATCATTAATTTCACCGATTAATTTCATAGCTCCATAACCTATTCACAGTTATCTCTAGCGGTTATTTCTAGCGTATGACATCTGCAAGAATTATTGACCTGTTACGTGGTGGTCAGATTAATGGCTCCTACACAATTCGTGGTTGGGTGAGGACTAAGCGAGAAGGTAAGGGAATATCCTTCTTGGAGTTAAATGATGGCTCATCGCTACAAGGGCTACAAATTGTCTTACCTCAAACAATTGATGGCTATGAGACGCAAATTAAACAAATAACTACAGGTGCATCCATTGAGATATCGGGGACTCTTGTGGAGTCTATGGGAAAAGGTCAAAGGGTGGAAATGCAGGCTACAGCGATCACTATATTTGGTACTGCCGATCCTGAAACTTATCCTTTGCAAAAAAAACGTCACTCGATTGAATTTTTACGGACGATCGCCCATTTACGACCACGTACCAATATATTTGGGGCAGTGTTTCGGGTCAGAAATGCCTGTGCTTTTGCCATCCATAAATTTTTCCAAGAGCGTGGTTTTTTGTGGGTGCATACACCAATTGTGACTGCGAGCGACTGTGAAGGTGCTGGTGAAATGTTTGGTGTGACTACTTTTGACTTAAATAAATTGGCGACATCTGGCAAGCCTGTGGATTTTTCGCAAGACTTTTTTGGTAAGCCTGCCTTCTTGACTGTCAGTGGTCAGCTAGAGGCAGAAATCATGGCTATGGCATTTTCCAATGTCTATACTTTTGGTCCCACCTTCCGTGCTGAAAACTCGAATACATCGCGTCACCTTGCTGAATTTTGGATGATTGAGCCAGAAGTTGCCTTTTGCGATCTTGAAGGCGATGCCGATCTTGCCGAGGATTTCCTCAAGTATATTTTTAATTATGTTTTGAAAACTTGCCCCGAAGATATGGAGTTTTTCCAAGAGCGGGTAAATAATCAGGTGATGGCAAATGCTCGCAAGATCGTCGATGAAAAGTTTGAGCGGATTACTTACACTGAAGCGATCGCGATTCTCGAAAAAAGCAGCAAAACTTTTGAGTTTCCTGTGTCGTGGGGCTTGGACTTACAATCGGAGCATGAACGATTTCTGGCGGAGGAGCATTTCCAAAAGCCCGTCATTGTAATGGATTATCCCTTGGGCATCAAGGCATTTTATATGCGTGTAAATGATGAATCGTCAAGCGATCGCCAAACCGTAAGAGCTATGGATATTCTTGCGCCTGGGGTTGGTGAGATCATTGGTGGTTCGCAGCGTGAGGAGCGCATTGAAGTTTTGGAAGCCAGAATTCGCAGTGTGGGACTCAATCCTGAGGATTACTGGTGGTATCTTGATTTACGTCGTTATGGCACTGTTCCACACGCTGGATTTGGCTTAGGTTTTGAGCGTTTAGTACAGTTCATTACAGGTATGGGCAATATCCGTGATGTAATTCCATTTCCACGTTTTCCCCAAAGTGCAGAATTTTAAATAAATGGCGCTACGCGCCTTTTATTTTTGGTGGACTAATTCACCCATAATGTAGGTGGCAGCGATCGCCCGATCATCCCCCATAATCAGCGTGGCAAATAACTGATCAGATATTTCTGAGAGGGTGAGCGGATTCTCTAGATCGAATGGTTTGTTTCTCAAAGCCATAATTGGTGTCGAGCGAAGATTCAGTACTACAAAATCAGCTTCCTTCCCAACCTCGAAATTTCCTAACTTATCTTCAAGGCATAAGGCTATTGCGCCGCCCAATGTAGCAAGAAATAAAGCTTTGAATGGGGATAATTTTTGCGATCGCAACTGAGCAACTTGATAGGCGGCGCAAGTAGTCTTTAAAATTGAAAAACTTGTTCCAGCCCCCACATCAGTACCTAGCCCTACTTTTACAGGAGTTTCTTGTGACTTTGCCTTTTCAATTTTAAAAAGCCCACTTCCCAAAAACATATTTGAAGTTGGGCAAAAAGCAATCGCTGCTTTTGCCTCAGATAGTCTCCCGAATTCCTGATCAGTAAGCTGTACCCCATGAGCAAAAACCGATCTTTCTCCAACCAAACCCGCTTGATCATAAACATCTAAATAACCAGCACTCTCAGGAAAAACTTCCGCAACATAAGCAACTTCTTTGACATTTTCTGATAGATGCGTATGCAAATACAGATCAGGAAACTCAGTCAATAGTTTGCAGACATTACTTAACTGCTCTGGGGATGACGTTACGGCAAAACGAGGGGTGACTGCATAGAGTAAGCGATCGCATTTATGCCATTTCTCGATTAACTGCTTTGTTTCTATGTAAGATGACTCGGCAGTATCGATCAAAAAGTCTGGGGCATGGCGATCCATCATCACTTTCCCCGCAATCATTCGTAAATTACGTTGCTGTGCTTTTTCAAAAAAAGCATCCGTCGATTGTGGAAATACAGTTGTAAAGACTAGAGCCGTAGTTGTGCCATTTCGCAATAACTCATCCAAAAATATCGAGGCAATTTTCGCAGCATAATTGCGATCAGCAAATTTGCGTTCAGTCGGAAAAGTATAGGTACTTAACCATTCCAACAACTGCTCACCATAGCAAGCAATCATTTCTGTTTGAGGAAAATGAATATGCGTATCGATAAATCCAGAAACGATCAGGCGACCAGGATAGTTAGTAATAGGCAGATCTCTATATTTATCTTGGAGATCTGCATAATTCCCTAACTCCTTAACCTTGCCCTGTTCGAGTACTAACAAACCATCAGGAAAATATCGAATACAACTAGCTTCTGGGGCATAAAATGGATCGGCGATCACATCTAAAAAACTAGCTCGAAATCCTTTGATGATTTGATTTTGCATAAATGAGTTATAGTTCGTAATCTTGATACAGCAAAATAAATTGACTGCTGTGAATGAACTAACAATCTTTTATGATTTTGGCTCTTATCGTAGTCGCAAAAAGTACAGTTACGATTAATGGGCAAACACATCTGCATAGCCGAGCAAGTCTAAATATACGATTGTAGGAATATGAGCAAAGCAAGCCTTGGCTAATTCGTAGCGATTTTCACGCATTAACATATCGATCAGTTTGCGATATACAGGCAAAAGATAGCAAACATCATTAGCTGCGTACTTCAATTGATCCTCAGATAGTGCTTGTACATTACCCCAGTCCGATGATTGAGAGGTTTTATCAAGTTCTACCTTTTCTAATTCGCGAACAAGTTCCTTTAGTCCATGTTTGTCAGTGTATGTTCTTGCTAATTTGCTCGCAATTTTCGTACAGAAAATCGGATGGGTGGCAATTCCCAGATGGGCTTCCATCATGGCGACATCAAATCTGGCAAAGTGAAACACCTTAGTTATCTCAGGTGATTCCATTAAGTACTTCAGGTTGGGGGATTCTTTGATGCCTAGCCCAATTCTGACCAAGCTCACAATTTCAGCATCATTACAAATTTGGATTAAACAGAGGCGATCTCGCCTAGGAATTAAACCCATCGTCTCCGTATCAACTGCGATCGCTTCACAACTGAGGTATTCTTGTAGGGTTTCAAAATCAATATCATTATCAAAAATTTTAAAAGCTGGCATCTTAATATTTAGTTTAGATTCTTGAGATTAGTGATAGCAAAGTTATACAGCTTATATAACGTCTATGTACCTTATTTGGCAAATTTATGGGACTTAAAATAATTTGCAGTAAGTACAATTGAAACTTTGCAATAATTTTAGTGATTGCTGAGGAATGTTAGATATAGTAATAGATTTAAAGCAGTCCTAAATCATTTGCAAATTTTGGTGTTTGTGGAAGCGCATCCTGAAGAGGTGAGCTTCCACAAACCATTTAAGATCGCTATAGTTTGATTTATTCTTCTTAGAAACTCCCAGTTAATCTAGTAATATTTAGGTAACTGAGATAGTAGTATTGTTCTTAGATTCAATGTAAAGTTTACTTATTATAAAGAACTTGGAATTCCTTTTCTCTCTTGCTAGTTTAACTCATCATTGCAAATTTTTTAGGCAAATACATTGATTGAGTAAATACCTGTTTATTTACTGTAAGGTGGCTATATTACTTATCTTAAGCAGTATGCCATCACTGTCTAGTAGTAAATTTAGCGAAGTTTTTTGTCATAACCACATAGCTAGCGTCAAAATTAAAAAGTAGTAAACTTAAACTTTTGCAAAACATATACTATTTTAGTATCATAAAAACTTTAGTATAACTCCTATACAATACAAAAATCTTTTAAATGAATTTTTGCTTCAATCCATCAAGACATCCTTTGTTGATTAGTATAATATTGATCAAACCTAAAGCCTCAAGAGGCTTTGAGTAGTATAGAAATATTTTTAAATAAGTGCAAAGTGCCGTAATGTTTAAGATATTTTACTGTTGCTTAGGAATGTATCGGTATGGAACAGTTTTATAACCAATATGAATCTGAATATTTTCAAGAAGAAGTTACAGATATAACTTCGGGTAGTCTTGAGAAAGCCCAACAGCATATCTACAGTTTCTTTTTGACAATTATTAAGCATTATCAAGTTGAAGATATTTTAAGGCAATTTGAAAGACTGTTTATTAATTATGGAGAGATTGATAATGTTGAGGTCTATAATGCCTTAGGCGAAATTATATTTTATAACAAAGAATATGAGTTTAAAAATATACTTTTGCGCTGTTGCTATATTCTTAATAACAACTGGGCACTCAATGGTAACATTAGTGCCTGTCAGAAATTAGTTGATCTATTTTTATCTCATTCTATTAGTCTCCCTACAAAGATTAATAAACTCAAGAAACTAAGGCAGTGGTTGCAAAATTTTATTCAATCCGATGAGTATAAAACTTTGCGATCGCTATCAGGACGATCAGTTGTAAACAAAAACTATCATAATTGGAGTGAAAGGTTTTCCTCTTATTTACTAATCTCTGAATATACAGATTTTAATAAGTCACCAGAACAACGCCAATATGCAGGAACTTTGGCTCGTAAAATCAAAAAGCAATTTAAATTTGATTTAGCTCTATATACAGCTCGGATTGAGTCTAAAACGGGATCTGCTAGTCAGCGTCAAAATCCGACTACGTTAGGAGATGGGGTGCTAATTTTAATTAAAAAAATATTGAATAAGCGCGGAAATGAAGACTTAAGGTCGCTAGCTAAGAGATTCCGCGCCCAAGTTGATGACGTGACTTTTGCAGAATTTAAAGATTATCTACTCGATTATTTAGGTATTTCACGAAATGACTTTGAGATTCCTGAAATTATGCGCCTAACAGTTGTCCAAAAATTTAGTCGTTTTCATGAACATCAAAATGACCAATTTATGACGGTTAACTTATTTAACGTAGCTTGCAATCAAGTTTTACGATATCTACTGTTAAATGAGCGCCGCCAGCCATCTGAGCTTTTACAGCTGTCATTAGAAAGCAATAACTTACTTAGATATGTAGTCTTATTACTGAAAGTTGTACTGATCTGTCCTAAGAGTCGTTTGTATTTAGAAAGTTACATCGCAGAATTAATCAAGTTTTATAGTAGCTATGATGAAGTTGAATGCCGATGCTTTATTGTTTTTTTAGATATGTTAAATGTCACATTAGCAATTTTTGATAAAGATACAGACTACAGTTTAGTGAAAATGAAGAATCTAGAAAATGACTTCACTGACATAAGTTTGGAAAACTATCGTATTTTTTCACAGTCAAAGAGTTTAGAGAATTTAATTAGTCAACAGTTAAATGAGCAGGATTCAACCAAAACTTTAATTTCTTAAATTTTGATTTAGTCTTTTGCTATTAGGAAAATTAGATAACTTTTGAGAAAGTACTACGAAGCGGCACTTTTCAAAAATTATGAAGATTCAATCCATTCAAAGAAGCGGTTCCATGCCCACCAACGATCATGATCGCCATATTGATGTTGACATTTTTTGCTACTTACATAACCAACATGCCCTCCATATTTGGTGACCATCAGTTTTATCGCAGGGTTAGATTGAGCAATTTTTTCTAAGTCAGCCACAATTGATGGGTCAAACATCGGATCGTCTTGGGCATAGAGAATGAATGTTGGCTTTTGTATGTGTGGCATAAAATACAAAGGACAACTAGCATCGTAATATTCCTCGACAGTGGAAAATCCTAACTTGGCAATGGTCAACTCGTGATCAAATCCCCAAATACTATTAGCTCTCTCTACTGCCTTTCGATCAATTGCTTTAGGATGCATTTTAGCCATACCTCTTGCTAATTTCTTTAGTTCACGAGCGATCGCTTTTTCTAAGAATCTCCCTAATTCATCTTTTACCAAATAAGTAAGCGATCGATTAGAGTCCACACTAGGACAAATTACTGCAACACCTGCAATATCCGTAGAGGTAATTGCCAAATCACTACCCCAATTAGAGATTGTCTCACCAGCATTAATTCCCCATAGCGCTAATTGTCCACCGAGCGAATATCCTGTTAGCCAAAAAGGTGAAGGACATCCTATTTTTTTTGCAGTATCAGCAATATGAATAAAATCTTCACCTTCATAGATTCCATCCGATGTCAATGTTGGAGAAAGCTCGGCGGTTTTGCCATGGGCACGCCAATCAAATAAAACTACGGCATATCCTTTGGCAAAAGCCTTGCGACCGAGAATTTTGAGAAACCATTGATTATCGAGATCGCCTGTAATGCCATAGGTTCCTACTATAGTTCCTTTCGCATTGGCGGGAATTGCATATTTACCAAAAATGGGAACTCCATTTGCACCTATAAAAATATGCTCTTGATAAATAGGTTCTGGTTCAACTGTAAAGTTTTCCCACTTTTGGCTGACTCTTAAAGCTACATATAGAGTCATCATCAAGCCGTTAGTCAGATGCCAAGGGGGGGTGTAGAGCATGTATGGGTTCTCATAATTTAAATGATTGCATTTTGAAATTATTACTGTAGAGTACCAACGTATATACAGCGTTTTGCAGTTTTGTGAAGTAAAGGTTTGTTTCCTCGCCAAAGGCAGTGCTATAGGATTTAGGAAATTAGAATATTAACAACTTAGTAGCTAAATATACTTCATAGCCAAGTAAAAACGAAATATTTAAGGCTAAGTAGACTATAGATTTTTACTAAATGCATTACATATTTGAACTCTAATCCATACGCTCAAGAGTTAAGATATTGATTGGTTCGTAGATGCGGTTTCTGGGTTTCCCAAATCAATGGCTGTTAAACTTGCGCTGGATGAAAAACAAGAAATACTTCGCCTTTACCGCGACTCTGACGCGACAACTGTTAACTTGGCGAAGCAGTTTGGCATTAGTACGAGTACAGTTTCACGACTGCTACAGGAGCTAATTCCTGCTGAGGAATATCGACAATTAGTAAGCCAAAAACAGGCTAAAGGGAAAAGAGGATCGCGATTAAATAACGATCTTGGCAGTTTTCAGGTAAATCAACTTGCATTGATTCCTGACGATTTGTCAATTATTCCCAATGAGACTAACAACTTTGAGCAAGGTGAAGAAACGGCGATCGCAATGGATGACCAGCAGATAAACGACAATCTCGATATGACAGTAGGCGAATTTGAAGACATAGATC includes:
- the asnS gene encoding asparagine--tRNA ligase is translated as MTSARIIDLLRGGQINGSYTIRGWVRTKREGKGISFLELNDGSSLQGLQIVLPQTIDGYETQIKQITTGASIEISGTLVESMGKGQRVEMQATAITIFGTADPETYPLQKKRHSIEFLRTIAHLRPRTNIFGAVFRVRNACAFAIHKFFQERGFLWVHTPIVTASDCEGAGEMFGVTTFDLNKLATSGKPVDFSQDFFGKPAFLTVSGQLEAEIMAMAFSNVYTFGPTFRAENSNTSRHLAEFWMIEPEVAFCDLEGDADLAEDFLKYIFNYVLKTCPEDMEFFQERVNNQVMANARKIVDEKFERITYTEAIAILEKSSKTFEFPVSWGLDLQSEHERFLAEEHFQKPVIVMDYPLGIKAFYMRVNDESSSDRQTVRAMDILAPGVGEIIGGSQREERIEVLEARIRSVGLNPEDYWWYLDLRRYGTVPHAGFGLGFERLVQFITGMGNIRDVIPFPRFPQSAEF
- the guaD gene encoding guanine deaminase, translating into MQNQIIKGFRASFLDVIADPFYAPEASCIRYFPDGLLVLEQGKVKELGNYADLQDKYRDLPITNYPGRLIVSGFIDTHIHFPQTEMIACYGEQLLEWLSTYTFPTERKFADRNYAAKIASIFLDELLRNGTTTALVFTTVFPQSTDAFFEKAQQRNLRMIAGKVMMDRHAPDFLIDTAESSYIETKQLIEKWHKCDRLLYAVTPRFAVTSSPEQLSNVCKLLTEFPDLYLHTHLSENVKEVAYVAEVFPESAGYLDVYDQAGLVGERSVFAHGVQLTDQEFGRLSEAKAAIAFCPTSNMFLGSGLFKIEKAKSQETPVKVGLGTDVGAGTSFSILKTTCAAYQVAQLRSQKLSPFKALFLATLGGAIALCLEDKLGNFEVGKEADFVVLNLRSTPIMALRNKPFDLENPLTLSEISDQLFATLIMGDDRAIAATYIMGELVHQK
- a CDS encoding ribonuclease D, coding for MKMPAFKIFDNDIDFETLQEYLSCEAIAVDTETMGLIPRRDRLCLIQICNDAEIVSLVRIGLGIKESPNLKYLMESPEITKVFHFARFDVAMMEAHLGIATHPIFCTKIASKLARTYTDKHGLKELVRELEKVELDKTSQSSDWGNVQALSEDQLKYAANDVCYLLPVYRKLIDMLMRENRYELAKACFAHIPTIVYLDLLGYADVFAH
- a CDS encoding YheT family hydrolase — protein: MLYTPPWHLTNGLMMTLYVALRVSQKWENFTVEPEPIYQEHIFIGANGVPIFGKYAIPANAKGTIVGTYGITGDLDNQWFLKILGRKAFAKGYAVVLFDWRAHGKTAELSPTLTSDGIYEGEDFIHIADTAKKIGCPSPFWLTGYSLGGQLALWGINAGETISNWGSDLAITSTDIAGVAVICPSVDSNRSLTYLVKDELGRFLEKAIARELKKLARGMAKMHPKAIDRKAVERANSIWGFDHELTIAKLGFSTVEEYYDASCPLYFMPHIQKPTFILYAQDDPMFDPSIVADLEKIAQSNPAIKLMVTKYGGHVGYVSSKKCQHQYGDHDRWWAWNRFFEWIESS